agagaatatgtttggtatgttttcagtcttcttaaatctgctgaggttagttttatgtcccaacatatggtctatccttgagaatgttccatgtacactagaaaagaatgtatattctggtaTTCTacgatgaagtgctctataattgtcaattatgtccatttggtttaatgtgtcatttagggctgatatttccttacttattttctgtttggatgatctatccatagctgccaGTGATgcatttaggtcccctactataattgcattttggtcaatttctccctttagttctgttagtagttgcttggtatattttggtgctccctgattgggggcatatatattgataagtgttatgtcttcatGCTGaggtattgtcccctttatcattatgaaaagtGCACCTTTGTCacttattaccttttttttttttttatcctgaagtctgtttcatctgctaTAAGTATGGCTACACACAGTTTTTTCTGCATATCATTTGTTTCGAGTATCgttttccactctttcactttgagtctatatttgtccttgtagctgagatgtgtctcttggaggcagcatgtggttgggttttgttttttgatccaaactcctactctgtgcctttttattggtgagttcagtccatttacatttagggtgattattgatatatgaggatttcctataaccattctatcttttgttttctggtagcttagtgtctccattgtttctttgtcttttggttcctgtctgttattttagtgttgtggtattttatgatttttccctctgtttctttttttatgttatatttctcAGCtctggattattattttttgagtgtttacagttaagtgtatgtaaaagaaagtttcatatctATACCTTActctttttttcaataatttgtaTCACCTTCTAACATTTTCTGTATATTGCATAATTTAAGTAAATACGTGTAACATGAAGGTGGGGATTTggaggatttttgttgttgttcaacgATATATTCCAACACTTAGAAAAATGGCCGgtgataaaaataacaacaaaaatttactgaCTTGATTAACTGAGTAATTAATTCAGTAAATGGAATTGGGGATATGAGGGCATGGATTCTAAGAGTGTAATGACTTGCAATGATTTATCCAGTTAGTATATATCCATCTGCCTATCAGAACATGGATTAAATCATTAAACAAGAGTGGTAAAGATGGGTTTTCTCATTATGGGACAAAGGTGTTTCCTGTTAAGTACTGAAAGCACTATATAGTCATAGTGTATTTTCATTACTTGGGATAtgttggattaaaaaaagaaattaaaaaaattaaatctgtgcTGTTTTAAAGAATCAGACCAAACATACTCATTTATGACACCACAATTATtccaacataaaaataattgactgaatatttttggctttattAACTATCTAGTTTAAACAACTCATCAAACtgacagataataaaataaaccaaacttCTAATTATTTGATACTCTGCAATGCTTTCATATTGATGctttttgtctctgttttaaaatatatttcatttagtcTTTCAAACAATactatttttagcattttatagacaaggaaatgCAGTTTTTTGGAACTAATTGTTACTCATGTCACAGCTAATAAGCCCACTGTTCTAACCAGATGCAGTTTGTATGGGTGTCTCTGACTTTCCTCAGGACTGCTCCATATACCTCAGTCCCCTTCCTTCTGGGCATTGTACCCTCTCCCATTCCCCTTATTGTTTGCTGTTGCCATGGGACCCTCTTCCATCAATAACATCTCCAAGAAGCCTGTGTAGCACATCAGCGTGGGTGTTGTCAGGAATGGCTCAGAGTTGGCTATAACCCTGCCTTGTCCTATGGTTACCAGCAATGGGAAAGAGGGCTCTGTCTGCAGGGTACCATAGTGATGTGACACAAAAGCCTCCACAATCCAATAGTAAACAAACAccattatctcaaaataaaacctTGCTGAATTTACTCACTACACTTTGGGTCTGCTTGTTACTGTAACTGACTGGTGCAGGGACAGCCAGAGCCCAGGCGCCATCGTTCCCTGAGCTCTAAGATGCAACTGTACCTGCTTGTCACTGTACCTGACTGGTGCAGGGACAGCCAGAGCCCAGGCGCCATCGTTCCCTGAGCTCTAAGATGCAACTGTACCTGCTTGTCACTGTACCTGACTGGTGCAGGGGCAGCCAGAGCCCAGGCGTCATCGTTCCCTGAGCTCTAAGATGCAACTGTACCTGCTTGTCACTGTACCTGACTGGTGCAGGGGCAGCCAGAGCCCAGGCGCCATTGTTCCCTGAGCTCTAAGATGCAACCTACCTTGGAACTTCCTCAACATTTCTCTCATCCCAGGGATGCGACACATTGTCTTCAGCTCCATGGGGATGGTTTCCAGTTCCAGCCGCGTGACACTCTTACTTCTGTGAAGAGCACAGAACCAACATGTCTCAGTTATCCACCAAACAGCTCGGGCTCTCCCAACCCATCCTCTGATTCAGAGAGTAAACATACCGGCTCAAGACTCCTCTGACACcctggaagggaaagagaaatacaagTAGGTGTGAGATCTGGAGACTGTTTTTGACACATTGGGGACAAAACATGAACATCTCTTTAGGAATTACTGGATATCATTAACTattaagataaaatataggaGACATGAATCTCCCCTCATAGAAGCCAAAATTAGGCTGTTGTTGAATTTTCTCATGAGTTTAACATAATAGAATCAGTTTGCCTCTATTAGAATAGAATTAGAGAACACAAAGTTTCAGTTAATACCTATGATATCTACTAGGTTAACAATTTTCCAAATTGATAATTGACATTTGGATGTTTTAAGAATTACATTCTGCAacaaatgtaaatggaattagagtaagaatagatcttaaataGCTGCAGAATGTATTTGGGAAATAGTGAAAGATACAGACATAAAATGTTACTCTCAATATCTCTGTATTGAAAACCCCAAATTCCTCATTCTTTGAATCAACGCACCGTGTCTATGGACTCATATGTGAGTGGGTTACCTAAGTGGATAAAAATGGAAGTCCTTAATAGCTAGCAACATTTTTCCTCAAAGTagattattaaacaaataaactgcATTacatttctcctctccctctaAAAATAATCACCTAGcagattaatttttataaagcaggcagattattatttttactgtttatgaGAATGGCAGGCTTTGGTCTAAGCCACTGGGTATAAAATGTAGCTTATTGGTACcggggaagaaagggaaaaagtatTTGAGTATATGCTCCCTAAGATTTGTATTCTAAATCTTTTTAGCATTGATTTGGTGCTAGTGAATGCTTATTTTAAGTAAGCTGTGTTTTGAGATATGATATGACAATGAATGTTATTGAAAATGCTGAAGTTCTTGTGTTTACTTTGTCtgaaatttaacaagaaattccTTTCTGCCCCTTAGTTTGCTCACAAGGAAGTAAGTatagcaataataacaacaacaatatttttttacttatatatagatattttgaAGACAAAATGGGATAAATTAAATGCATATGCTTTGTAATTTCCTAAATTTAATGGCCCCCACTGTGTGGTCAGTGCTTAGTGACTGCCCTTGTATGAAGATATGAACTACTCAGTTCAGTAACCCCAGAATAAGTCATTGGGAATGAGCTAGAACCCAGTGTGCCCAGAAACTTTCTCCGAGTGAGTTCTATCGCTGTGCCATGTAGCCATCAGTGACAGTTTTCCTGATTAACGGGGATTAATGTCTTCATCAAGGGCTCAAAAGGAACATTTCCTTGTCCCCACTGTTCTACAATCCCCCCAGACTGCGAGCCTGGAACTTCCTTCCTGCTGTGCCTGGAATAAGCATACGATACGGATAGAGAACTAGCATTTGCCTcaaattttaacatgaaaattcCTATCTggacaatttataataaaatttatgtatttgCTTGGCTATTACCTGAGATGGTTACCAAAGACTTTGCCTTCGCCATCCCTGAATACAGCAATAACATCAGCGACAGACTGACTGTGAGGTTTTAAGAAGTTTTTTTCAGCCATCATAGTGTaggttgttctttttctgtttattcttatGTAAATCATcagattaattttaatttttttaaatatttacgtTTTTCTCTTTAACAGGCACTGTTCTGTATGCTTCTCTAGCATCCTTCTGACCAAGAAGCTTTCCTAGCGAGTTCAGGTGTGCTTTTCCTCAAGAGAACACACGCCCAAGTGGTTTGTCTGTGGGCGCTGCCGTCTGTCCCAGTGGCCTCACCTCCAGCAGACCCAGGGCCGGGCGCTGGCACCTGTCCTCCAGCTCGTCGGCGAGCTCCCGCAGGGCTCTGCTGTGCTGGGCCAGCCGGCTCTTACTGTCCCGCAGTATCTGCAGGGTGGCCCGCTCCTCCTGCTCCAGCCGCCGCagctgcagctgctcctcctgggccAGGAAGCCTCGGTGCTTCTCAAACTCCAACCGGAAGCGCTGCCTTTGCGTTTCCACTTTCTCCTGGAGTAACGCAGTTACCGCCAAAGTCAGGACGGGGGCACAGCGCCACCTGTCGGTCGCCTTCACAAATACAGCAAGTCTGGACGGCCCTGTCTGGCGTGAGCCCGACTGTGAACCGATCGGCtgcatttatttcacttactttttttttttagtgtcaaCGTTCACGTATTTAATAGCacctttaattattttacattgctacatttaaaatggttacaaaatggtaatacatattttaaaaatacaaactttaaatAAGTTTAACATAAGTTTGGctgcattttaaaagcacagaaacCTGAGGGGACTCACGTGAGAGGTGGCTTGACTGAGTTTTCCAGCTGAGTGTTGGATTTGGACTTGGGGTCAATGCCCTTTTACATTTCAGTTTCAGCATTATATACATAACATGTGGGAACAGGGCAGTAGGGGCATTAGAATTTAACAGCTACTAAATCCTTGAGCAGAGCCACCAACAGAGCCCTTTCACAAGAGAAATTGCAATTTACTAGTAGAGGAGTCACTAGAATGAGCACTTGTAGAAACAATTGAATTATGAAGAGAGATTAGAGCGGCCTGGATTTGTAAATGTGAATGAGAGCAGGCTTAGAGGTTAGAGGAGGTGAACACTCCTAGCACTGAGATCTAGCTCCCTAAGGTCAATGCTCGCTGTAGAGCCAGGAAGGAGCTGAGCAGTTCTCAGGCCACTGACTGCCAGTGATCTTCAGGGAATTAATTCTGATTTCTATCCACATCTGATTTCTACGATTTTGAAATAGACCTATGGAACACACTGTGACACAGAATTATtatatctaaattttattttattgagactCATATATGGAAAACTATGTCTACCCTGAGTGTAAGAGGCAAATTATCCTCCCACAGTCTCTCCACATTTGAACTCCCTAGcctatttttaaacataacatCTTGGTTTGATTAAAGAGCATAAGCTATcgcctttaaaaaaattaacaatagtttTCAAATCCCACAGGACTCAACTCCCTCCAGTttcccatctctctttctttctaccaCTTTCTAAGCCCCTAGATTCATATAATCCTCACCTCTTTAACATGAACCAACTCTGAATTCCATAATCTGATCTGAAAGTACAACTCATGTAATTTCTCCCCTATGTCTGAAGTTATTGAGGAATGGGGCTGACAACCTCGCCACTGAAAAGGACAGCAGTCATATGTGGGGGTGTGACAGATTATGTGGAGAAGAAGGGGTTTGGTTGCAATTCATCTTTCTCTCACATCATCCTTTTCAATGCTACAATTATATCTACAGATACAGGAAGCAGAGGGCTTTTATAGAATTTAGAGTTCATTTATTAAACTAAATGCTTGTTGCATTTGGCTCCCATGGATACATTCTCAGTACTAAAGATCATGCAAATTTACTTGGATTAGAACAGGAATCTTAGCATCATTTCTACTTTAGAATAACCAGTGGAGGTTTTCAAAAATGCAGGACCCAGATCTTAATATGGAGTTTCTGAAATTGTAAATCTGTGGTCAGGTCAGGATCGAAATTAACTGGCTTGGATTATTAGTCTAAAAAGAACAAAGCTTATCAATAAATGTTTAGCTTTGCATATAAATACGTAGCTATGGAAAATAagatatcacaaagaaaaatgtagCAAAAACGGTCCTTATGGAAATATCTGTTTGAAGTAGGATACAGTATAAGACcacatttcaagaaaaaagaagtaaagaattagaaaaacatcaaaaacgaaaagagaaagaggattatttggagaaagataaagaatggtaaaattatataaaataagttcTCTATAAGGTATAAtatcttatataaatatattatatttcacatatatatagaAACTATATATAGTTTCTATATATAGTTTCTCAATCTAGATAGATCCTATTTGATATTTGACCAGGTTATTCTTTGTTGTGAATGGGGGGGGGGCATTGTACGGTGTTTAGCAGCATTCAtggcctctacccattagatgccagtagcacccttaCACATCCCCAGTTGTGACAAGAAAAAATACCTATAACTATTGCAAAATCTCTGCTGGATGGCAAAATCACCCTGGACTGAGaaccattttgtgtgtgtgtgtgtgtgtgtgtctctgtgtgtgtgtgtgtgtgtgtgtgtgtgtgtgtgtgtgcaaatgggTTGGAGAAACAAAGCACCGATGAAGTACAAAAGAGAGAACATGTATGTGGCTGAAAGGAGGCTGAAAGTTCACATCATCCTCTCTTGGTAAGATGAGTGCCTTCTAGCTAAATTTCATCTGCATCAATGctatgaaatgtttattattcattcacccaacaaatacatttttaaactcgTAGTGACAGTCTGAGACTCTGCTCTAGATACCAGGGAAGGTCAAGATCAGCAAAGTTGTTTATGGTTCAGGTTTCTGTAGTGTTAGAAATACGAAGGACACAGATGTCTAATATAACTGGAAGGGGTGCGATTACCTAGGACGGCACTGAGATGTTTTTCTTGAGCACCTGTGTAGATGGAACAAATGTGCTGGCACAGGAAAAAATAGCTGAAGAATGATTTAATGACCCAAGTTTGGAACCTTCCAAAGCCCCAATATTCTCGTACCTTCCAAATGACAGTTTTCTTCACCACACTAGCCTCCTGTGTGAAAGCCTCCTGCATCTCTTTCCTCACCAGTTCCAGGGCCATCTGGAGCTTTGCCTGTTTGGGAAGATATGCTGAGACCATTACAGACATGCTCACTCGGTACAAACACCGACCAGGTGTATTAGGAGCTTCTAAGATCACCTAAAACAGGCCCTGGTGAACTAGCAAACATGTCCAACCTCATTAGTAACTAAGTCAAAcataaatacacttttaaatgttaatccAGACACAATCAAAGATTTATCTCAAAGTATGCTCATTATGGTATTATATAAAATAGTAACTAAATATCATGTTATAAGTAGAGgatgagaaaattttattttatattaaagaatgaaattaaagtgCTGTAGAACATTTAATAACAAGAAATGCTCACAATTATAAAGTcaattaaaataagtatattttatgcAATGTGAcaccaattttgaaaaaaaatgtgcttgtgatgaatatataaaaactagGCAGAGGTCAATGAAAATGTTCAGTAGATGAAATCTCACCTACTAGCGCTTGGTTGAAAAGTGATGCTATTTCTTACATCTATATATTTCAACTCCTTAAAATTATGTATTACtttataatcagaagtgtttattattattaggcCAGAAGAAACCATGTAAGTTagtatttattcaatgaaaaagaaatacagaatgtTGTAAATCTTACAGAACTAAAAAACTAATTTAATGGAAACTAAATCTCTTTTGAAATCTAGGACTCCTGTTAGAGCTAAACACATATCTTATTTGCAGAGAACACACAcaaagatacacatacacacatttttaaaccCTACCCAAAGTCATTTATAAGtcttaggtaaaaaaaaaaaaaaaaaaaaaaaaaaattgttgctaGTCATGCACAAGTCCTACataccaattatttttaaaaagagacttttATAATGTAATGCTCATAAAAAGAGCAGTAGGATTCATGGAGGATTTAACATGATCATGGAAGTGGCATTTGTTTTAGTGTTTGCAAGGAACAGAACACACTAACATGTAGAGAGACAGAAGCTCCCTTAGGTGGGAGAAATTGTGAGTAAAAGCAAGGATCTGACTAGGGCGTGGCCTGCTTGGGGACAAGTGATTAGGCTAGTTTTGCTGGATCTCATGGCTGGTAAAGGCAACAACTTTAGAAACAGGATATAGGGCCCTAGGAAGTCTAGACTGACAGGTTAAGAAGTTTGGCAGATATTTATTCGGTATTTAATTGCAAGACtactaaaatgtatatagaactTCTTTAGAAATAGTACACTAGTCATGCTCTGTGCGGTGCCTTCTGGATAAAAAGAAGGCAGAAACATTTTGCAAAAGTCTAGGCAGAAATAGCTAGCACCTGAATTTTGTAGATgacaaccaaaaccaaaaagaaaaactaagactGATATTTCCAGGTAGGTCTGGAGGGAAGTCGAGGGGGTAAATATTCCCAACtctgatttaaaacaataaaactaagtttagaaaataatgaacattttaagaaagttaatatttacaatttatttcattgtgatAGATAAACATGTCAGCAGGTTAAACAGGACTTTGACCTTCGTTGTGCTAGTAGCTGTTCCAGATGTTGGAAATATCTGTGTTCAGAATATGTCCAAGACTATTCTTTCAAAGGCTTCACAGATGTCCCTTTTGGGGGCCTAATACTCACACCAGGCATCTCTTCACGGAAGATGCTCAAACCTAAGTTCCAGGACGTGAACTGAACAAAGACCTGGCCCGTGCGCTTAGCACCTGGGTGCTTACTTCGGAGCAGTGTGCCCACTGAGATGGCTGTTCTTCACTAACGCTCAAACCCCAAGGCTGTTTTGGTGACAGTATTACTCAACGTAGAGATACGTTATGCAGAAGCGAGGTATTATGCCAGTGACAGCTGTTAGGAAGCATTTACTAAAGATGCACTCCTGGAACCAAGAATGAAGTACGTCGCAGCCCTCCACACAGACAGTCAGGCTCGGGAAACCAGACCAGCCGGAGAGCACAGGACCAGGAAGGCTACGTGGGCGAGAGGGGCCAGTAAAGGCATGTGCCTCAGAGCTCCTTCACAGGGGTTCAGAGGGGGCTACCGCGAAGCCAAGGCGTGGAGCCCAGACCGGAGTGCGCGCTGTGCCGGCGGGCGTGGGGGGCGCGTGGGCAGTCTAGAGCAGCTGCTGGCATTGGCCTTGCGTCCTGGCAGGTGACCCAGCACCTCCGCTGAGCCCACTCGTGTCAGAGGGCACTTCCAGTCCCTCCCGCCAGCCCGCGGAGCGCGGCTCACCTGGTGGTGCCGGGCGGCCTCCTGCAGCGGCGCCGTGCGGTGGCCCCTGTGCTCCGGCTCGGTATCGCACATCCAGCACAGCGCCACCTGGTCGTCGTCACAGAAGCGGCTCAGCTCCTGGCCGTGGCGCGCGCACTGCGCCCCGGTCGGCCCCGCGCCCAGCCCTAGCTGCCGCACGCCATCCACCAGGCTGGCCAGCTGCCGGTTGGGCCGGAAGCCCTCCCGAGCGAAGGGCCCGCGGCACTGCGGACAAGCGTAGAGGCCGCCCTGCGCGCTGTCGGACTTGTCACAGAATTCGGAGATGCAGCGCAAGCAGAAGCTGTGGCCGCAGTCCACGCTGACCGGTTCCTGTAGGAAGTCCAGGCACACGGGGCACCGTGCCTCGTCTCGCAGCAGCTGGCCGGGCGCCCCCGCGGCCATGCCCGCGCTGCGCCTTCTCCCTGCCGTCTGCACTCCGGAGGGGCCCTGCCTGAGGAACAGCGGGCAGAGCCGGCTCTTATCAGCAAGCTGGGGTTCAGGCCAAGGGAGCCACTCCCGGTGAAAAGTGACAAAGCAGATGCCCTTGGCCACCAGGGTCAATGAGCGCTCCAGCTCTCCAGCTCCTAGTATCTGGAGTCCCTCACTGGGCGCCCTAATGCAGCCTCTGCTCCTGTTTTCACCGCTGGTTAATGTGGAGAAGTGCTCAGCTTCTCCCTTTCACTGCGTCCGCACTGCCCCATGGTCTCCTCATCCTTGTCTGCAGAAAGCGTTCTTAAATTCGTTTCCAAACCTTCATTTTTCTACCTCCTGTTAATTAGCTCATGATAAAGAAATGAGTAGATGAGTTGAAAGAGACATGCTcaaatggatgtgtgtgtgtgtgtgtgtgtgtgtgtgtgtgtgtgtgtggtgacgACGGTAGGTTAATAGTCCAGTGACTACTCAGAACATTTGAATACACATCTGGTCCGGTTCAGAGAGGGCCCTGTAAGGACGGCACAGAGGCTATGACTGTTGCGAAGGGTATCTAGGAGCTGACAACGCTGTAGGTCAAGCCCATCGGTGCTGCTCTCCTATGACATGGGGAGACAGAAATACACGAAAGAGTAAGGTGATTTGACAGAGAAAATGGGAACCCTGCTCAGGATGAGTATGGTGAGGTCATCAGGTCTTGGGAAAGTAGACAAGTGTGGAGAGTGTGTGCCATCTGACGAATTGTAACTTCCATTTTGTTGACTTGGAAGTGATGGCGGGCATCTTGGTGGCACATCAAGTACGACGCAGCCCTCTCTTTACACAGAGCTCTAGCTATGGGGCCAGACAGTCAGGC
This Rhinolophus sinicus isolate RSC01 linkage group LG10, ASM3656204v1, whole genome shotgun sequence DNA region includes the following protein-coding sequences:
- the TRIM58 gene encoding E3 ubiquitin-protein ligase TRIM58 isoform X1; translated protein: MAAGAPGQLLRDEARCPVCLDFLQEPVSVDCGHSFCLRCISEFCDKSDSAQGGLYACPQCRGPFAREGFRPNRQLASLVDGVRQLGLGAGPTGAQCARHGQELSRFCDDDQVALCWMCDTEPEHRGHRTAPLQEAARHHQAKLQMALELVRKEMQEAFTQEASVVKKTVIWKTGPSRLAVFVKATDRWRCAPVLTLAVTALLQEKVETQRQRFRLEFEKHRGFLAQEEQLQLRRLEQEERATLQILRDSKSRLAQHSRALRELADELEDRCQRPALGLLEGVRGVLSRSKSVTRLELETIPMELKTMCRIPGMREMLRKFQGAVQMDGANESAQENFILLGFSDRPHLEKILFVVILIAYLLTLVGNTTIILVCRLDPHLHSPMYFFLTHLSVLDLCFTTSSIPQLLYNLSGHDKTISYTGCAIQLFLFLALGGVECLLLAVMAYDRFVAVCKPLHYMVIMNPRLCVGLLSVAWGCGVANSMAMSPVTLHLPRCGCRSVDHFLCEMPALIRMACVDTAAVEGTVFVLAVGIVLLPLGFILISYGYIVRAVLQIQSAAGRHKAASTCSSHLTVVSLFYGNIIYMYMQPGNSSAQDQGKFLTLFYNIVTPLLNPLIYTLRNKDVKGALKRLLLSHREGRRE
- the TRIM58 gene encoding E3 ubiquitin-protein ligase TRIM58 isoform X5, encoding MAAGAPGQLLRDEARCPVCLDFLQEPVSVDCGHSFCLRCISEFCDKSDSAQGGLYACPQCRGPFAREGFRPNRQLASLVDGVRQLGLGAGPTGAQCARHGQELSRFCDDDQVALCWMCDTEPEHRGHRTAPLQEAARHHQAKLQMALELVRKEMQEAFTQEASVVKKTVIWKTGPSRLAVFVKATDRWRCAPVLTLAVTALLQEKVETQRQRFRLEFEKHRGFLAQEEQLQLRRLEQEERATLQILRDSKSRLAQHSRALRELADELEDRCQRPALGLLEGVRGVLSRSKSVTRLELETIPMELKTMCRIPGMREMLRKFQVDVKLDPATAHPSLLLTTDLRSVQDGELWRNVPSNPERFDTWPCILGLQNFSSGRHYWEVIVGERAEWGLGVCQDTVPRKGETTPSPENGVWALWLLKGNEYMVLASPSVPLLHLERPRRIGIFLDYEAGEISFYDITNGSYIYTFSQLFTGLLRPYFFICDTAPVVLPPMTEAESGDWSSRDHPDPVYNLRDDHS
- the TRIM58 gene encoding E3 ubiquitin-protein ligase TRIM58 isoform X7, coding for MAAGAPGQLLRDEARCPVCLDFLQEPVSVDCGHSFCLRCISEFCDKSDSAQGGLYACPQCRGPFAREGFRPNRQLASLVDGVRQLGLGAGPTGAQCARHGQELSRFCDDDQVALCWMCDTEPEHRGHRTAPLQEAARHHQAKLQMALELVRKEMQEAFTQEASVVKKTVIWKEKVETQRQRFRLEFEKHRGFLAQEEQLQLRRLEQEERATLQILRDSKSRLAQHSRALRELADELEDRCQRPALGLLEGVRGVLSRSKSVTRLELETIPMELKTMCRIPGMREMLRKFQVDVKLDPATAHPSLLLTTDLRSVQDGELWRNVPSNPERFDTWPCILGLQNFSSGRHYWEVIVGERAEWGLGVCQDTVPRKGETTPSPENGVWALWLLKGNEYMVLASPSVPLLHLERPRRIGIFLDYEAGEISFYDITNGSYIYTFSQLFTGLLRPYFFICDTAPVVLPPMTEAESGDWSSRDHPDPVYNLRDDHS